In the Psychromicrobium lacuslunae genome, CGCCTGCTCCCAGCGAGCTCGCTCGGCCTTTTTCTCGACCAAATAGCCCTGATAGCCGTTGCCATACCGCCGCACTTCAGTCTTATCGGCGTCAACCTCAATCACTGTTTGGGCGAGGTTATCGAGTAATTGCCGGTCATGTGAGACGACCACCACCGTGCCGTGATGCGCCGCCAAACGAGCCTCGAGCCAATCCAGGCCAGCCGCGTCGAGATGGTTGCTCGGCTCGTCCAGCAGCAGTACCGGCGCTGGGTCGGCGAGCAGGCAAGCCAGAGCAAAACGTTCCCGCTCACCGCCGGAGAGACTATCCAGTGGTCGATCTCGCGCCAGCCCAGCCAGCCCGAGATTATTCAGCGCAGCATCAATACGGGCATCCGCCTGATAGCCGCCTCGTAGCGCAAAGCTCGTGACCAGCTGGTCATAGCGTTCATTCGTCTCAGCGGTGGCGTCCGCCAAATTCTCACTGAGCCGCTGGATTTCGGCAGCAATGGAGCGCAAATCAGCAAGCGCTTGATCAATTGCCTGAGCCACCGTGAGTCCGGCGGCAGCCTCAAGAGCCTGGCTCAGGTAACCGGGCCGTTGCGGCAGGCTGAGCTCACCCTTATCCGGTTTTTCCAGCCCGGCTAGGATTCTCAGCAGTGTGGATTTGCCCGAACCGTTCTCGCCGATCACCACAACGTGCTCGCCGGGCGCAATAGTCAGATCAAGCTGCTCAAACAGCAGCCTATTGCCATAGCCATGCGACACTTGGCGCAAAGCAATGGGCTGCGCCAGAGTGCTGGAAAGAGTTATCGGGGTGCTAGAAATAAAAGCCAAAACAAACCTCGCAATCAACGGGATGAACACGTTTGAAAAAGATTGCGATTAGTTATCCATACCTTAAAGAATAGCATCGGCGACTATCACGGACAGCAGATGACCGCAATCGTGCTGTCCAGTGACCAGCTCGCGGCGTAATCTGCAGCTATGAGCTACTCATTTCAGATTGCCGTAGATGCCGAGCACCCGCATGATCAGGCCGATTGGTGGGCCGAAACTCTGGGCTGGCAGGTGGAGCCCAGCAACGAAGAATTCATTCGTTCAATGATCAGTCAGGGCTTCGCCAAGGAAGCCGATACCAGCACCCACCGGGGAGTTCTGGTCTGGAAGGACGGGGCGGCCATTAACGCCCCTGAGGGGCAGCCAGGAGCGCCTCGGATGCTCTTTCAGACCGCTCCCGAGAAAAAGACAGTGAAGAACCGGGTGCATCTGGATATCCGGCTTGAGGGAGCAGACAAGGACGAGGTCCGTGCCGCATTGGAAGCTCGTGGCGCCAGCTTCCGCTGGCAGGCCAGTCAGGGGCCGCACGATTGGTACACCATGGCTGATCCGGAGGGAAACGAATTCTGCATCTCCTAGCTATTTCCTAGCTAGCTTTAGCTCTCCTCAAGCCTCGCTGGAAACGGATCCCTTGAATGAGCGCCCCGAGCAGACCGCCCAGGCTATTCGCTAATACATCGGACCCTGAGGGGGTTCGGTCGGGCAGCAGGCCGGCTTGAAGCAGTTCGACGCCCACACTCAAGCAGCACAATAGCGGAATTGCTAGATACCAGCGCCGCCAAAACAAGCACGCCAAGAAGAATCCGAGCGGCACAAACATCAGCACATTGGCGGAAAATTCAAGTGCTTGATAGTTAATGAACTCTGGCACCCCGAGGTCATGCAGCCACCCGAAGAAGGAGCCCAAAGCCGGAGCGACTGCCTCGTCGACGTGCCTTGGCCAAAACACCACGACCAGCACCAGTACGCCATAAATAAGCAGCCCCCAGAGCGCAAAGCGCCTGACGCTTCGCCTCAAAACGACTCTTGACGAGTCGGCGAGGGGTAGCTCCTCCGATGAATTCACCTTCCCAGTGTGGCAGCCTCGGTGGCGGCCTAAAAAGCTCAGCCCGCCCGATCCGGTCAGTAGAATAGCTGGGTGAGTGAATCAACGCCTGAGGCGACGCCGAAAGTCTCCGACACCTTCGACCCGGCTCGCTGGCGGGTCGTCAAAGGCTTCGAGGACTTCCAAGACCTCAGTTATCACCGGCAGCACGAGAACGGTGTCGATCTGCCAACCGTGCGAATCGCCTTCGATCGCCCCGAAGTCCGCAACGCCTTCCGCCCCGGCACCGTCGATGAGCTCTACCGCGCCCTTGACCACGCTCGGATGACCCCGGACGTGGCCACCGTGTTGCTCACTGGCAATGGGCCGAGCCCCAAAGACGGCGGGCACTCTTTCTGCTCCGGCGGCGATCAGCGGATTCGTGGCCGGGATGGATACCGCTACGCGGAAGGTGAGACCTCGGAGACCATCGACCCGGCCCGAGCCGGTCGACTCCACATTCTCGAGGTGCAACGCCTGATCCGCACCATGCCCAAGGTGGTGATCGCGGTGGTGAACGGTTGGGCCGCTGGCGGCGGGCATTCGCTTCACGTGGTGGCAGATCTCACCATCGCCTCCCGGCAACACGGGAAATTTAAGCAAACCGATGCCACCGTCGGATCCTTCGACGCGGGCTACGGTTCGGCACTGCTGGCCCGCCAGATCGGTCAAAAGCGGGCTCGGGAAATCTTCTTCCTGGCCCGGGAGTATTCAGCTGAAGAGATGGTCGCGATGGGTGCGGTGAACGAAGCGGTTGATCATGAAAAACTCGAGGACGTCGCCCTTGAGTACGCCGCCGATATTGCCCGGCAATCTCCGCAGGCCATCCGGATGCTGAAATTCGCCTTCAACTTAGCCGACGATGGCCTAGCCGGTCAGCAGGTTTTTGCCGGAGAGGCAACCCGGCTGGCTTATATGACCGACGAGGCGGTGGAGGGCAGGGACGCCTTCTTGGCTAAGCGCGAGCCCGACTGGTCCGGCTTCCCCTACTATTTCTAAGCGCCGATGGATACCCAACAAGAGGTCAATCAGGCCATGACGGCGCTAGCCGCTGCGCTCTCCGGAGAAGGTCCCGCAGTGCGTTTCGGAAGCACCGAGGTCAGTGCCATCGAGGTGCCGGAGGGCATCGCCGTGGTGATTGGCACCTCTGGTTCCACCGGCCGTTCAAAACAAGTGCTACTCAGCGTAGATGCGCTCGCCGCCTCCTCGATGGCTACCGCACTCAGGCTGCGCGGTGAAGGCCAATGGCTGCTGGCGTTGCCGCTGCACTACGTCGCCGGGGTGCAGGTGCTGATTCGCTCGCTCTATGCCGGCACCAAACCTCAGATAGTGGAAGGCAAGTTCAGCGTCACCGGTTTCTGTGTTGCGGCCGCAGAGATGACCGACCCGATCCGCTTCACCTCGCTGGTGCCGACCCAGCTGAACAGATTATTGGACGCGCCTGAGGCTTTGCCGACGCTACGCCGCTTCAACGCCATTCTGCTCGGCGGCGCCCCAGCAAGTGAGGAGCTGCTGAGCCGCAGCCGTGAGGCCGGGCTTTCCATCGTGACCACCTACGGTAGTGCTGAAACTTGCGGCGGCTGCATCTACGATGGTGAACCGCTAGAAGGCGTCGAGGTCGCCCTACGAGCGGACGAGAAAGGGAACCAGCTGATCTGGCTCGGTGGTGCGGTGATTGCCGACGGCTACCTGTCTGAGCCCGAATTGGACACCAATGTCTTTCAGCAGATCAACGGCACCCGGTGGTATCAGACCTCGGACATCGGGGAGTTTGATGAGCAGAACAGGCTAAGAGTTCTCGGCCGGGCGGACGATGTTTTGATCACCGGCGGCCTCAAGGTCTCTGCCGAGGCGATTGCCACGAAGCTCAGAAGCATTGACGGCGTGCGGGACGCCTTTGTCTCTGCGGTGCCGAGCGCTGAGTGGGGACAAAAAGTAGCCGCCGCGATCGTCACTGAGCTTTCCGAGCAGCAACTACGGAACGCCTTAGACGCCGTTTTGGAACGGCATGCGGTGCCGAAAAGTTTAGTGATTTTGCCGGAGTTACCGCTATTAGCGCAGGGCAAAGTCGATCGGCAACGGCTGCTAGTGCTTCTACAACACCAAGATCGGGGAGAATAAAGGGATGGCAAGCGCAGCACAATGGGTCGAGGGCGCACGCCTGCGCACCCTGCCGATGGCAATCGCACCGGTGATTATCGGTTCGGCAGCGGCGTTCGAGCTGGGTTCCTTTAAGTGGCTCAATGCTCTGCTAGCAGCCATCGTCGCGCTGTTGTTGCAGATCGGAGTCAACTACGCCAATGACTACTCCGACGGCATCCGCGGCACCGACGATGTACGAGTTGGTCCCTTGCGTTTAGTCGGTTCCGGAGCAGCGAGTCCCCGTCAAGTGAAGTTCGCTGCTTTCGGCACCTTCGCGGCAGCGATGGTCGCCGGACTAGTGCTGGTGATCCTCTCGCAGTCATGGTGGTTCCTGCTGGTAGGAGCGGCCTGCGTGCTAGCTGCCTGGGGATACACTGGCGGCAAAAATCCCTACGGCTATTTGGGTCTGGGCGACGTCTTTGTCTTCGTTTTCTTCGGCTTGGTTGCCACCTTGGGCACCACCTATACTCAAGCTGGCCAACTCAGCTGGCCTGCACTGATCGGCGCTGTCGGCACCGGTTTCATTGCGATGGCGCTACTAATGGCCAATAATGTCAGAGATATTCCTACCGACTCCGAAGTGGGAAAACGCACCCTGGCCGTGCGTCTAGGCGATCGAAACGCTCGCTTTAGTTACCTGCTGCTGATCGCTCTCGCCATCCTCTTGCCGTTACTTTTGGTCAGCAGTAAGCCGTGGGTGCTGATCGTGCTGCTGCTGATCCCGGCGACACTGATGCCCTGCTGGTTAATGCTCTCCGGAAAAACTCGTAAAGCGCTGATCCCGGTGCTCAAGCAAACCGGGCTACTCAACCTTGGTTTCAGCGTGCTCTACGGTTTAGCGCTGGTGTTATCGAAAGCGCTCTGAATCGTACCGACCTGATCCTCAAGCGCAGGCTCGCCAATCAGAACCATTTAGACGTGTCAGAACCGTTTAAACGTGGCGTGAGCCGTCAATATTCTCGGCCTGCCGGAGTTCCGAAGACGAGGCTTTCTTGATTTTCTGATCGGTATCGATTCGCAGATCCGGATGATCTTCAATCAGAGCGTCTTCAATATCGCCGTCGGTAGTCTGCTTACTGGCCCGCAACCGACGTGCCTCCGGAGAGACTGCGCTACGTACCGACTCGGCGGCGGCATTACGCTGCGGACGGAAAAACAAATAGGCAATGCAAAAAGCCATCAGGGTGGCAGCTACCGCTGAAACGATGATTCCCAGACCTATAGCCATGAAAATCACGAAGAGCGGGATTAAAATACCCACTCGGATCAAAAAATACTTCAGGAACGCCACCGACTCATTCTACCCCCGCACACTGAGCGAGATCTGTGTGCGCAGCTCAGCCAGTTAGAATGGACTATGCTGCGCTACCTACCGGTCTTGATTCTGATTGGCCTTGAGCTCTATGCCTTGATCGACTGTTTGCGCACCGATGATCGAGATATCCGCAACTGGCCAAAGGTGGCCTGGGTCCTGCTCATCATCTTCATTCCCCTCATTGGCATCATTCTTTGGTTCACCCTGGGTCGGCCCCGTAGCGAGAGCGCACGCCCGACGCCCCACGGTCCAGTTAATCGTGGGCCGGTGAATCGTGGCCCAGTAGCTCCCGACGACGACCCAGAGTTCTTGCGTAATCTAGACACCGCCCGGCGGCATAAGGCCGAGGAGGAGCGGCTTCGACAGCTCCGCGCCGAACTAGAAGAACGTGAGCGAAAGCTGCGCGACCAGGAAAACTAACTTCCGACCCCCTACGGCTCCCGCTGACGCCGCTCCAGCGGAAATCCATTTCATCGCCGTCGTGCCCGCCCGTTTTGCGAGAGCCCGCCGAGTTCGCGGTCGCCTGCTACGGCGCCATCGCCGGTCGTTATGTTCTCACCACTCAGACTCTCTGAACTAGCCCCGCCCCTTCAAACACCCCTAAAAAAGATATTTGCAATTCCACTACTTAGCGCTACTATGTACTAGTAGCTAGTAACACTGAGTACTAGTGCTTAGCGATACAGAGTAGTTAGAGGAGGGGTCCGATGGGCAAGCAAATGACAGAAATGCTCAAAGGAACATTAGAAGGCATAGTGCTCGCCCTATTGACCGGCAATCCGGCCTACGGATACGAGATCACCACGATGCTGCGAGCAAAGGGATTCACCGAAATCGCCGAAGGCACCGTCTATGCGCTGCTGGTCCGGATCGAACAGAAGGGCCTGGTCGATGTCGAAAAGCGGCCCTCCGAAAAGGGACCGCCGCGCAAGGTGTATTCGCTCAATGAACAAGGCAAGCAAGAACTAGAAGAATTCTGGAACACCTGGGGCTTCCTCTCCGAACGATTGGAACAGCTCCGCCAGGGAGGAAAATAAAATGGCTGCAAAATGGATCGAAATGGTTACCGGCTCGCTCGAACAGAAGAAGCAGTACCGGCAAGCTAAGGCCCGGCTGGACGCGCTTCCCGAGCCCTATCTCAGCGTGGCAACCGCCTTCAACCGGTACTTCATGTACTACGGCGGTGCCACCGAAGGGGACACCATCGTACAGATGTTCCTCGGACACGCCGACCTCTGGGAACGCGCCGCTATTGACGGCACTCCGGTCAGCGAAATCGTCGGCGACGACCCGGTGGAATTCGCTGAAAGCTTCGCTGAGGCCTACGGCGGGAAACGGTGGATCGATAAGGAACGTAGTCGGCTCAACCAGGCTGTCGACAAAGCTATTGAGAGGCAGGCAGAGTCATGACCACAGCGATTACAGTTCAGGGCATTGAAAAAGCCTATAAAGACCTCAAGGTCCTCAAGGGCGTGAATTTCGAGGTGGCAACCGGGAGCATTTTCGCCTTGTTGGGCTCAAATGGCGCGGGCAAGACCACAATGGTGAAGATCCTCTCCACGCTACTCAAGGCCGACGCGGGCAGCGCGACTGTTGAGGGTCTGGACGTGCAAAGCCAGTCCTTCGAAGTGCGGGAGTCAATCAGCCTGACCGGCCAGTTCGCCGCGGTCGATGAAATTCTCTCCGGCCGGGAGAATCTGGTGATGGTGGCCAAGCTGCGGCACCTGAAGAATCCCGGGCAGGTGGCCGACGACTTACTCGCCCGCTTCAGCCTCACCGAAGCGGGCAGCCGGAAAGTGGGCACCTATTCAGGTGGCATGCGTCGCAGGCTCGATATCGCGATGAGCCTGATCGGCCAGCCCAAGGTGATCTTCCTCGATGAACCAACCACTGGCCTCGACCCCGAAGCCCGTCTTGAGGTCTGGCAGATCGTCAAAGACCTGGCGACCTCCGGCACCACGGTATTGCTCACCACTCAATATTTGGACGAGGCAGAGCAGCTCGCCGATCGGATCGCGATTTTGCACCAGGGCGTGATCATTGCCAACGGCACGCTAGCCGAACTCAAGCGGTTATTGCCACCCGCGGAGGTGGAGTACGTCGAGAAACAACCGACCTTGGAGGACATCTTCCTCGCCCTGATCGGCACCGATGGCAGTGCAGATCCGGCCACGGAAAACTCAGGCGCGGGTACCTCAGGAAAGGACAAGTCATGAATAAGCACTTCTTCTCAGACACCGGCGTTTTGCTTGGCCGCTCCCTGAAGCACATCAGCCGCAGCATGGACACCATCATCACCACAGCGATCACCCCGATCGCACTGATGCTGCTCTTCGTTTATGTCTTCGGCGGCGCACTCAAAAACAGCATTGCTGATACCGAGAACTATGTGAACTACCTGTTGCCGGGAATCTTGCTGATCGCAATTGCCTCAGGCATCGCATACACCGCGGTGCGGATGTTCACCGATACTCAGAGCGGTATCTTCGAACGTTTCCAGTCGATGCCGATCGCCCGCTCCTCGGTGCTCTGGGCTCACGTGTTGACCTCGCTGGTAGCGAACGCCATTACCCTGGTGATCATTGTCGGGGTCGCGCTGCTGATGGGCTTCCGCACCGGTGCCAGCCCACTCGCTTGGCTTGGCGTGATTGGCATCCTGGCCTTGTTCACCCTGGCTTTGACCTGGATCGCGGTGATCGCTGGGCTGTCCGCAAGCTCGATGGACGGGGCAACCGGATTCTCCTACCCGCTGATCTTCCTACCGTTCATCTCCTCGGCCTTCGTGCCGACCGAGAGCATGCCGGGTCCGGTCCGCTGGTTCGCCGAGAATCAGCCGGTCACTTCTATCGTGAACACCATCCAGAACCTGTTCGCCGAACGGCCGGTTGGCAGCGATATTTGGATTGCACTGGCCTGGTGCGTCGGCATCCTGGTGGTGGCCTATATCTTCGCGATGGTTGCCTACCGCCGCAAGATCAGCTAGCCCTTAAAGCAATAACACGACTGTTCGCGGTAGCCCAAGGTGATGATTGGGTTACCGCGAACAGTCGTGTTGGAAGTAGTGCTAACCGGTAGCAGCTCAGGATTAGCTGGGCGAGACACCGCCGTAGGAATGCAAGCCGCTGAAGAAGATATTAACCGCGGTGAAGTTGAAGACCACGCAGGCATAGCCAACAATTGATAGCCAGGCGGCACGGGTGCCGGTCCATCCGCGAGTGGCCCGGGCGTGCAGGTAGCCCGCGTAAACCACCCAGATCACGAAGGTCCAGACTTCCTTGGTGTCCCAACCCCAGTACCTGCCCCAGGCTTTCTCGGCCCACATTGCACCGAAGATCAGCGTCAGGGTCCAGCCCACGAAGGCAATCGCATTAAGCCGGTAGGAGAGGTTCTCCAGGCTCAGCGCGGAGGGGGCGAGTCGCATGAATGGCAACCGATCGGTGAGGCCCTCAGCCAGCTGGTTTTCCCGACGAGTCTGCACCAGCTGCAAGACGCTCATGGCGAAGGTCAGCGTGAACAGCGCCGCGGAAAGCACCGCGATGGAGACGTGAATGACCAACCAATAACTCTGCAAGGCGGGGACGAGATGGCCAACCGGAACCCAGAAAGCGCTCGAAGCGGCGAAGAGCATCACCAGAACCAGCCCGACCACGAAGGTGCCCAGAAAGCGCAGGTCACGCCGGGTCAACACGATCAAGAAAACAGCCGCCACCAGAAATCCGCCGGTGGTGCAGAATTCGTACATATTGCCCCACGGCACCCGGCCCGCAGCCAGTCCACGCATCAACACACCGGCGCCACAAATCAGGGTGGCCAAGAGGGTCAGCGCGACAGCGGCCCGCGCGGCCACTCGACGTTCGGAGCCGTACTTCATTGACTCGTCGGCGATCATTGGGGACCTCTCACCGGAGCGGCTGCTTGGCCGTTCCGCTAGGTCCAAGGTGCTGCCGTTCACCGAGGCGGCGGTCGCAGCCGCTGCTGCAGGCTGCCGCTCAGCGGTTTTCATCAACTGAGCTTGCTGTGACTGCGCTTCAATTGCTCGGGTGGTGCGGCTGGAGACCACCAGGTCCCAGGTAAAAGCGCAGAAGGCAACGGCATAGGTCACGCCAGCTAGCAGAATGAAGAGCGCACTGTATTCGCCTAGCTGTTCGTTGATCTCTGGCATTAGCTTTCCTTCACTTTCGTATCCGTTTCTTTCGGATCACTCTTCTGATTGTCCGCCACCTCGAGGGCTTTAGCCAGTTGCTCTCGCAGCAAGCTGGCTTCCCGGTTCAAGCGGTAATCCTCGCCCCGGGCCAGCAGTCCGTACTCCAGCAGCACCCGGCCATCGGGATGCTCACCAGCGCGCACCCAAATCCGACGGCGCGAGAGGAACAGCGAGCCCACCAACCCAAGCAGGGCGGTACCGGCAAAAATCAAGACATAGACCTGGGCCGGATTGTGTCGGATTTCCAAACCGGCGTATCGAGTCAATCCGTCAAAGGTGATGGTGCCCTTACCGTTGGGCAGTTTATAGCTCGGTTTCTTGCTGTCCAGGGTGATTCCACCTGCCGGCAAGTTCCGTTCATTGAGCGGCGTTAGTTTGGAAACGTCAAGAAGGAACACGTTCTGCGGCTTACCGCCGTCAAGACCCAAATTTCCGTAGTACGAATTCAACAGCACCGTCGGGTTCCCGGGATCCGGATCGAGCGAGTAATCGAGCCCGCTGGCGTCCTTGGCTCCGGTAGGTAGGAAGATGCCCTGGAAGCCGAGCTGGTCCGGACCGGCGTCCGGAACCTTGATCACCAGGCGCGAACTGTAGGCCGGGTCTGGCACACCGCCGATCACCCAATCAGAAAAAGCCACCTTGCCATTGCCGTCCTTCACGGTGAAGTGCGGGGCATAGCCATTGCCAAGCAGGTAGACATCGGTGCCGCCAATGCTCAACGGTTCATTGACCTTGAGTTCCTTTTGCACCGGAGCGGCATCTGGAGAATCCTTGACGGTCAGCTTGGCGCTGAAGTCCAAGGGCTGCACTTTTTTGGCGTTGGCGTTTCGATCAAACTCGATCTTGAATTCATCAAGGGTCAACGAATACGGCTGTAACCAATCCGAGTTGAAGTTAGTGCCGGGGCTGAAGGAGTCATAGCCAATCAGGGTGTTCACAAAACTATCCCCGGTGACCAAAACCCGTTGACCGGAATAGCCGAAGAGGCCGCCCAGGGCTACCCCAACGAGCACCCCGATCAGCGAAACGTGGAAGAGTAGATTGCCAACTTCCTTGAGGAAGCCGCGCTCCGCACCAACGCTCGGCCGGTCTCCAGTAAGGCGTAAATCGACTCGGTACCCTCGGCGTTTTAGCACCGCAGCGGCTTGCTCGATTGTCTGGTCCGCACTCGCTGCGCGGGCCGCCGAAACCTGCAGCGTGCCGTATTCAGCAAGTCTGGAGAGTCTACGGGGCGTACGTGGGGGCGGCGTGCGCATCGCCTTATAGTGCTGTTTGGCCCGCGGCAGTACGCAACCAATCAATGACACGAAAAGCAAGACGTAAATCGCCGAGAACCATGGTGAGGAGAAAACATCGAAAAGCTTGAACCAGTCCATCACCGGCCCGGTGACCGGATTGTCTTTGATGTACTGGGTCACCGC is a window encoding:
- the ccsB gene encoding c-type cytochrome biogenesis protein CcsB, encoding MPEINEQLGEYSALFILLAGVTYAVAFCAFTWDLVVSSRTTRAIEAQSQQAQLMKTAERQPAAAAATAASVNGSTLDLAERPSSRSGERSPMIADESMKYGSERRVAARAAVALTLLATLICGAGVLMRGLAAGRVPWGNMYEFCTTGGFLVAAVFLIVLTRRDLRFLGTFVVGLVLVMLFAASSAFWVPVGHLVPALQSYWLVIHVSIAVLSAALFTLTFAMSVLQLVQTRRENQLAEGLTDRLPFMRLAPSALSLENLSYRLNAIAFVGWTLTLIFGAMWAEKAWGRYWGWDTKEVWTFVIWVVYAGYLHARATRGWTGTRAAWLSIVGYACVVFNFTAVNIFFSGLHSYGGVSPS
- a CDS encoding VOC family protein, with translation MSYSFQIAVDAEHPHDQADWWAETLGWQVEPSNEEFIRSMISQGFAKEADTSTHRGVLVWKDGAAINAPEGQPGAPRMLFQTAPEKKTVKNRVHLDIRLEGADKDEVRAALEARGASFRWQASQGPHDWYTMADPEGNEFCIS
- a CDS encoding VanZ family protein, which gives rise to MNSSEELPLADSSRVVLRRSVRRFALWGLLIYGVLVLVVVFWPRHVDEAVAPALGSFFGWLHDLGVPEFINYQALEFSANVLMFVPLGFFLACLFWRRWYLAIPLLCCLSVGVELLQAGLLPDRTPSGSDVLANSLGGLLGALIQGIRFQRGLRRAKAS
- a CDS encoding ABC transporter ATP-binding protein, which translates into the protein MTTAITVQGIEKAYKDLKVLKGVNFEVATGSIFALLGSNGAGKTTMVKILSTLLKADAGSATVEGLDVQSQSFEVRESISLTGQFAAVDEILSGRENLVMVAKLRHLKNPGQVADDLLARFSLTEAGSRKVGTYSGGMRRRLDIAMSLIGQPKVIFLDEPTTGLDPEARLEVWQIVKDLATSGTTVLLTTQYLDEAEQLADRIAILHQGVIIANGTLAELKRLLPPAEVEYVEKQPTLEDIFLALIGTDGSADPATENSGAGTSGKDKS
- a CDS encoding DUF4229 domain-containing protein, with product MAFLKYFLIRVGILIPLFVIFMAIGLGIIVSAVAATLMAFCIAYLFFRPQRNAAAESVRSAVSPEARRLRASKQTTDGDIEDALIEDHPDLRIDTDQKIKKASSSELRQAENIDGSRHV
- a CDS encoding DUF1048 domain-containing protein; this encodes MAAKWIEMVTGSLEQKKQYRQAKARLDALPEPYLSVATAFNRYFMYYGGATEGDTIVQMFLGHADLWERAAIDGTPVSEIVGDDPVEFAESFAEAYGGKRWIDKERSRLNQAVDKAIERQAES
- a CDS encoding 1,4-dihydroxy-2-naphthoyl-CoA synthase gives rise to the protein MSESTPEATPKVSDTFDPARWRVVKGFEDFQDLSYHRQHENGVDLPTVRIAFDRPEVRNAFRPGTVDELYRALDHARMTPDVATVLLTGNGPSPKDGGHSFCSGGDQRIRGRDGYRYAEGETSETIDPARAGRLHILEVQRLIRTMPKVVIAVVNGWAAGGGHSLHVVADLTIASRQHGKFKQTDATVGSFDAGYGSALLARQIGQKRAREIFFLAREYSAEEMVAMGAVNEAVDHEKLEDVALEYAADIARQSPQAIRMLKFAFNLADDGLAGQQVFAGEATRLAYMTDEAVEGRDAFLAKREPDWSGFPYYF
- a CDS encoding AMP-binding protein, translated to MDTQQEVNQAMTALAAALSGEGPAVRFGSTEVSAIEVPEGIAVVIGTSGSTGRSKQVLLSVDALAASSMATALRLRGEGQWLLALPLHYVAGVQVLIRSLYAGTKPQIVEGKFSVTGFCVAAAEMTDPIRFTSLVPTQLNRLLDAPEALPTLRRFNAILLGGAPASEELLSRSREAGLSIVTTYGSAETCGGCIYDGEPLEGVEVALRADEKGNQLIWLGGAVIADGYLSEPELDTNVFQQINGTRWYQTSDIGEFDEQNRLRVLGRADDVLITGGLKVSAEAIATKLRSIDGVRDAFVSAVPSAEWGQKVAAAIVTELSEQQLRNALDAVLERHAVPKSLVILPELPLLAQGKVDRQRLLVLLQHQDRGE
- a CDS encoding ABC transporter permease; the encoded protein is MNKHFFSDTGVLLGRSLKHISRSMDTIITTAITPIALMLLFVYVFGGALKNSIADTENYVNYLLPGILLIAIASGIAYTAVRMFTDTQSGIFERFQSMPIARSSVLWAHVLTSLVANAITLVIIVGVALLMGFRTGASPLAWLGVIGILALFTLALTWIAVIAGLSASSMDGATGFSYPLIFLPFISSAFVPTESMPGPVRWFAENQPVTSIVNTIQNLFAERPVGSDIWIALAWCVGILVVAYIFAMVAYRRKIS
- a CDS encoding 1,4-dihydroxy-2-naphthoate polyprenyltransferase gives rise to the protein MASAAQWVEGARLRTLPMAIAPVIIGSAAAFELGSFKWLNALLAAIVALLLQIGVNYANDYSDGIRGTDDVRVGPLRLVGSGAASPRQVKFAAFGTFAAAMVAGLVLVILSQSWWFLLVGAACVLAAWGYTGGKNPYGYLGLGDVFVFVFFGLVATLGTTYTQAGQLSWPALIGAVGTGFIAMALLMANNVRDIPTDSEVGKRTLAVRLGDRNARFSYLLLIALAILLPLLLVSSKPWVLIVLLLIPATLMPCWLMLSGKTRKALIPVLKQTGLLNLGFSVLYGLALVLSKAL
- a CDS encoding PadR family transcriptional regulator gives rise to the protein MGKQMTEMLKGTLEGIVLALLTGNPAYGYEITTMLRAKGFTEIAEGTVYALLVRIEQKGLVDVEKRPSEKGPPRKVYSLNEQGKQELEEFWNTWGFLSERLEQLRQGGK
- the resB gene encoding cytochrome c biogenesis protein ResB, with the translated sequence MTEKATPKPKLSKGKPAKAKLPTEPELPRLGFLGMLRWAWTQLTSMRTALFLLLLLAVAAVPGSTFPQRIQNPAAVTQYIKDNPVTGPVMDWFKLFDVFSSPWFSAIYVLLFVSLIGCVLPRAKQHYKAMRTPPPRTPRRLSRLAEYGTLQVSAARAASADQTIEQAAAVLKRRGYRVDLRLTGDRPSVGAERGFLKEVGNLLFHVSLIGVLVGVALGGLFGYSGQRVLVTGDSFVNTLIGYDSFSPGTNFNSDWLQPYSLTLDEFKIEFDRNANAKKVQPLDFSAKLTVKDSPDAAPVQKELKVNEPLSIGGTDVYLLGNGYAPHFTVKDGNGKVAFSDWVIGGVPDPAYSSRLVIKVPDAGPDQLGFQGIFLPTGAKDASGLDYSLDPDPGNPTVLLNSYYGNLGLDGGKPQNVFLLDVSKLTPLNERNLPAGGITLDSKKPSYKLPNGKGTITFDGLTRYAGLEIRHNPAQVYVLIFAGTALLGLVGSLFLSRRRIWVRAGEHPDGRVLLEYGLLARGEDYRLNREASLLREQLAKALEVADNQKSDPKETDTKVKES
- a CDS encoding PLDc N-terminal domain-containing protein gives rise to the protein MLRYLPVLILIGLELYALIDCLRTDDRDIRNWPKVAWVLLIIFIPLIGIILWFTLGRPRSESARPTPHGPVNRGPVNRGPVAPDDDPEFLRNLDTARRHKAEEERLRQLRAELEERERKLRDQEN